A stretch of the Vulcanisaeta souniana JCM 11219 genome encodes the following:
- a CDS encoding phosphoenolpyruvate carboxykinase (GTP): MDPNNPDEVNRVLRSKLSDETYRRLMSIRNPELYKFITWAIDLCKPSSVFISTGSPEDLDYIRRKAIETGEEIPLKTPGHTVHFDSPYDQARARDDTAILLPGGQKLPFVRTKDRDEGLREIFSLLDGIMKGREMLVGFYSLGPKGSPFSILAVQITDSYYVMHNENILYRIAYDEFVKQGERARFLRFLHSQGELNEMKQSKNIKQRRIYIDLPGETVYSVNTQYGGNSIGLKKLALRLTIKRAMEEGWLSEHMFLIGVEGPRGRVTYFTGAFPSYSGKTSTAMIGRLLGDDLAFLRNFNGEVKAVNPEVGVFGIIEGINPADDPLIYEVLTKPNEIIFSNILVTENGEVYWNGMGKPEPERGINYTGKWWKGKTDEKGNPVPPSHPNARFTVSLKAFKNLDPAYDDPNGVVVGGIIFGGRDPDTLVPVFESFNWEHGVVTIAASLESERTAAVIGKPGEREFNPMANLDFLSVDLGVYITNYLKFGGSLTRPPKIFGVNYFLRDEQGRFLNSKEDKRVWLQWMERRIHNELNAITTPIGYIPRYEDLKVLFREVLNREYRLEDYTKQFAIRTGKLLEKIDRVWKIYSEIPTMPRRFFEVLEEQRQRLLDVRSKYGDVIPPQKFE, encoded by the coding sequence ATGGATCCGAATAACCCAGATGAGGTTAATCGGGTTCTCCGTAGTAAGTTAAGTGATGAAACGTACCGTAGATTAATGAGCATAAGGAATCCCGAATTATACAAGTTCATAACTTGGGCGATAGATCTCTGCAAGCCAAGTTCGGTATTTATATCAACAGGGAGTCCCGAGGACCTTGATTACATTAGGAGGAAGGCCATAGAGACTGGCGAGGAAATACCACTGAAGACTCCCGGGCACACTGTGCATTTTGATAGCCCTTATGACCAGGCCAGGGCACGTGATGACACAGCCATATTACTACCTGGTGGTCAGAAGTTGCCGTTCGTAAGGACTAAGGATCGTGATGAGGGACTGAGGGAGATATTCTCGTTACTTGATGGCATAATGAAGGGTAGGGAAATGCTGGTGGGCTTTTACTCATTGGGCCCCAAGGGCTCGCCATTCAGTATATTAGCTGTTCAAATAACGGATTCCTACTACGTAATGCATAACGAGAACATACTCTATAGGATTGCTTACGACGAATTTGTCAAGCAAGGTGAGAGGGCTAGGTTCCTTAGGTTCCTTCATTCCCAAGGCGAATTGAATGAAATGAAGCAAAGCAAGAACATTAAACAAAGGAGGATATACATAGATCTCCCTGGCGAGACCGTGTACTCAGTAAACACGCAATACGGTGGTAACAGCATTGGCCTCAAGAAATTAGCCCTTAGGCTCACGATTAAGAGGGCTATGGAGGAGGGCTGGCTCAGCGAGCACATGTTCCTAATAGGCGTTGAGGGACCGAGAGGTAGAGTTACGTACTTCACCGGTGCATTCCCATCATATTCAGGCAAGACATCAACAGCAATGATTGGCAGGTTACTCGGGGATGATCTTGCGTTCCTAAGGAACTTTAACGGCGAGGTTAAGGCAGTTAACCCTGAGGTGGGTGTTTTTGGGATCATTGAGGGTATAAACCCAGCTGATGATCCATTAATTTATGAGGTACTAACCAAACCCAATGAGATAATATTCTCGAACATATTGGTTACGGAGAATGGTGAAGTTTATTGGAACGGCATGGGCAAACCAGAGCCTGAGAGAGGCATTAACTACACTGGCAAGTGGTGGAAGGGCAAAACAGACGAGAAGGGTAATCCAGTACCGCCATCGCACCCCAACGCCAGGTTCACGGTATCACTAAAGGCATTCAAGAACCTAGACCCTGCTTATGATGATCCAAACGGCGTTGTCGTTGGCGGAATAATATTTGGAGGTAGGGACCCGGATACGCTGGTGCCAGTTTTCGAGTCCTTTAATTGGGAGCATGGCGTGGTCACAATAGCCGCATCGCTGGAGTCTGAGAGGACGGCTGCCGTGATTGGTAAGCCCGGCGAGAGGGAATTCAACCCAATGGCTAATCTTGACTTCCTATCCGTGGACCTCGGAGTCTACATAACGAATTACCTAAAGTTTGGTGGGAGCCTCACGAGACCTCCTAAGATATTTGGCGTTAATTACTTCCTTAGGGATGAACAGGGCAGGTTCCTAAACAGTAAGGAGGACAAGAGGGTTTGGCTCCAGTGGATGGAGAGAAGGATCCATAATGAACTTAACGCTATAACAACACCCATAGGCTATATACCGAGGTATGAGGACCTAAAGGTTCTATTCAGGGAGGTGCTCAATAGGGAGTATAGGCTTGAGGACTACACGAAGCAATTCGCGATAAGGACTGGTAAGCTACTCGAGAAGATAGACAGGGTTTGGAAGATATACTCGGAAATACCTACGATGCCGAGGAGGTTCTTCGAGGTACTCGAGGAACAGCGACAAAGACTGCTTGATGTAAGGAGCAAGTACGGTGATGTAATACCACCGCAGAAGTTTGAGTGA